CTCACAGATTACGTCTCTTAGTTTGAATTAGCATATTTGCAATTTAGAATATACGGATTGAATACCTGCGCTACATACAATCTTCCCTCGAATGGAATTGCCGTGCTTCCGGCCGAAATCAAATCTCCCTGAGTTGCGAACACTTCCTTAAAATTTCCATCCGGAGAAATTCGAAACACCTGAGTCGAAGAATGGTAGTTCGGATTTTTCACGTGTCTTAGAAATTGATACGTGGAACCATGAGCGACTACGAAAATTCTTCCTTGGGAATCTATCTCAAGGTTGTCGGGACCGGAATGAATACGAATCCTTTTGGGTTCTTCCAATACAGGCTTTCCTTGTTCTCTTCGGATCGGAAATTGAAATACGCTTTTATCCGAGTATCCGGATCGATATAGAAATTCGTTTCCTTGGGAGTCTTTTGTGTATAAAATTCCGTTTCCGAAAGAGAGGGGATTTCCGAGATTGGACCAGTTTTTACCGTCGTAATACGAGATTTCCGCGCGTTTGAATTCGAACAGATCGTCCCAGAGATATCTTGGGACTCCTCCCGTTCCGTGATCGTTGGAAAGGAAGATTTCATTTTCAGATACTACGAAAAGATCGTTGGGGCTGGTGAGTAACGGATCCGTAAGAGTTTCTACATGCGACCATTCTTTTCCCTTGCGCTCGAAGATTTCGATTGTGTGAACTTCGTAGAATTTTGGATGGGAAATCACATAGAGTCTGTAAGTGTCTTTAGTTTTGAGAAGACTGATCCCGTGAGGTCGGAATTCCGGCGGATATTTCACGGAAAGTTCCGTTGGAACGGAAGGATTTTTCAGATCGATCGTAAAGATTTTCCCGAGTTGGTTCTTAATTCTTCTTTCATGACTTGAAACATATAGAATTTTTTCTTCCCGATCAATTGCCAAATCTTCCGGACCTGGGAGTCTTTCGATTTTCATACAATCGGCTCCCGAAGGACCGACAGGTTTGATTTCTGTGCCGCAATTCAAAAGAAAGTTCAGGATAAAAAGTGAAATTATCCTGAAAAAAAGAAAAAAAGAGTTCTTACACCTTTCGGTTTGTTTTAGCAAATTGGATTGTTTCATATTATTTTTGGTTCTAAGCTTCCTGAAAATTTAAAGATAAATAAGAAAGAAAGGAAAAAAGTGGTTGCTACTTTTGTGCAGTGCATAAAAATAATAATCGAGATCCTCGAAAATAGATCGAGAGGCGATTGTATGGAAAACAAAAAATTAAACGATATAATTAATGTGGGAATTGGAGCTGTTCAAACTTCTCGGGAAATTTTCGATAAACTCGTGGATGACTTGAATCAAAGTAAAGAAAAGATCGAAGTAAGATTTGATCAATTAAAGACTCAAGGAGAGAAGGATATGAGCGAAAGCGCTCTGAAATTAAAAATTAATTTAGCTTGGGGATTGGTTCGATTCGAGGAGATTCGGGATAACATTCTCAGCCATTTTATCAAAAGATAAAAGCCTTATTAAATTGAAGAATTCTATCTCTCTGGACTTTAATTTTTTCCGGAGGAAGATCGAATCTACTCTTCTTCCGATTTCTTCGACCTTTCTACAGGGTTTCGAAAAAAAATTCTCTCAAAGAAAATTTCGTATCCACTTTTATATCCAAGTATTGAGTCCTTTCTTTTTGATTCGCAAATAAGTCAGACAAAATGTCGCGCCTTCTGGCGAACGCAAGCATTTACCACAAAACAAGAAAACCAACAAAAGAAACTAAAGTGAAAAGAAAAATATATGTAGGAATGGATATCCGCAAAGAAACGATTACCGATCCTTATAAAATAGAATACCGTTAATCTGAATATAAATCCCGCGTTTAGGCGCAGAATTTTGGACACTTTATTACGAATCGAGGGAAGCTCAAGATGGTGTTCTTACGTCCGGCATGGAAATCGGTTTTGACATTCCAAAAAGAAATTTGGAAAACTACAAATCTCTATACCAAACGAGAAACTAATTCACCTAACTTTTATTAAGTGAATTAGTTCCAAATTGCGAAAATTCTATCCTACCGTCTTACCTCATTGACAGTTCGGAAGAGCCCATGGATAACCGCAGATATTTGCGAGTTGGTCCATTCCCACCGCACGATACAAATTGTTTACTTCGTCCTTCGAGATGAGTCCCTTTTGCACGAGTCTCCATCCTAAAGACTGAGGAGAAAACGGACTTTTGATGGAAAGATACGCATCCGTAAACCCGGGACTTCCATTTTGTGGAAGAGGAGAACCGTTATGCATCTCACCTAAAGTAACCAGCAAATCTTTTAAACTCACACGAGAATTCTTAGGATACACCACGTCTCCATACGTAACCCACTTGAAATCGGCCGGTCCTCCGTCCAAGATCTCTCCCAACAACTTCATTTGATCGTATCGATATTCCACCTGATACAGGTAAGGTGCAACTACCCCCGTGGCGGTATAGCTGTCTACGTGATACGGAGCGGTTTGCAACAGATAATGCACGAAACCGTCGTAGCGAAATTCGTTATTCGAATTCGTGAAGTAACTGGTAAAACTAGAACCCACACCGGAAATCATCTGCCATCGAGACGTCCATTCCGGAGAGTTTTCAGCGATCCCTCGGACCCACATCTCGTATCGAAATCTCTGATAATCGGAATACTGTTGATCGACGATCGGATTCAATTGCCAACCTTTTTGATCCATGCCTAGATAATATCGATCCGATGGCCAGTTTCCTTGATTCCTGCTGATCAAATATCTGCCGATCGGATTCACAATACCCTCAAACAATGCGGTTTTCATGTCTTGGTATTCGCCGCCATGATATGTGCGTGCATAGTTTTGGTTGCTGGAATTCCTAAATTGTCCGGCCCAATGCACGGGAGGAGGGATTAACCAAGGAGCCGCGGAGAATGTCACGGTATGACCGAATTCATGACCTAACGGACTGTCAACCGGATAGATAGTTGGCAAATTATTCGCATGCGGCACGGTGAGAATAAGATTTCCCGCATATGCATTCGTACCCTGCGTGCCGACAAAAT
The nucleotide sequence above comes from Leptospira weilii. Encoded proteins:
- a CDS encoding LIMLP_16025 family protein translates to MENKKLNDIINVGIGAVQTSREIFDKLVDDLNQSKEKIEVRFDQLKTQGEKDMSESALKLKINLAWGLVRFEEIRDNILSHFIKR